TGgagccaaaattaaatttaactttGGGATAATAATTCAgaaatccaaaattaatttttggaggGATATTTCGAATTAATCTGATAAAGACCAACTTGGAGGTGTCGGTGAATTTTCAGTGATATaatttatgctcaagcaagagtcaccggagaaaatattttggagagatcaacttgacaatcagaagaagaaaattgcaagtcaagtgttcacacttgaaaagTCCAAATTGGAGGCCATCTTGATAAGGAAATTCAATTCAAGATCTAAGAATGCAATTGGACGAATGGGCTTCTTACAAGAGGAGTAATGACATAGgccaattttcaaattaatctGACAAAAGCCATGGAGAGCTTCAGAAcaagttggcaaattatttcAAGATTCAAAATGGACGATCAAGATTGGAAGATCTACAACGGGTAGATAGCTTCTTCaagctataaatacccatgcaagacttgaagacaagcacctCTCTCACCTCTCTTAATCACTCATCTGCTTACGTATCTGAGATAtcatttgaaagaagaaaaattgagtGAGTGTTAAAAAGTGAGCTATTATTtcgaaaaagagagaagaaaaattgaagagtgcaagtattgagctgaatagaaaaattcaagtctgagagagaagaagaaatgagctgaatagaaaaattcaagtctgagagagaagaagaaaaatactgaatagaaaaattcaagtctgagagagaagaagaaaaatacttcttTGTAAAATTCAAGtctgagagagaagaagaaaaatacttcttTGTAAAATTCAAGtctgagagagaagaagaaaaatacttcttTGTAAAACCATATCTACTGTGAGTAGAAGAAAAGGAGAGTAGCAGGTGCGGCTTGTGAAATCCGAGTTGAGTGAGAGGCACTCGGAAGGAGCGTGGCTTTGTCCGAGATGCTcaggagcgtagctgggtgcgagacgctcgggagAAAATCTCGGGAGTATAGCATTGTGCGGGATACTCGGAGGAGTGCGGCTTTGTGCAGGACACTCGTaaagactaagtgtagctgggtgcaaaacgcTTGGTTGAGGAGcatagctgggtgcaagacgctcgtgaacgtagctgggtgcaagacgttcgggtttgagtgtTGCTGTAGGCAAAGAGCATTCGGAGTAGCAGATGCTAGAAGGGCACTGATCCACTATTTGTATCTGgttgattgaagatagtggaaatcttccttggagtgaaaggaagaagtggaggaggagaattacaccatctccgaaccactataaatctctctgtttctttactttgcttgcACCATATTTATTCTTGCATGCATATCCCGTACTAACCCACTAACTGATATATCCATCTGGTTGTTGCAAGTCATACGTGTGCATGCATAGCATTACAttgcatattttattacaagttgtaacaccccggctcggctataccgtacatccggagtagttaccgccacacatagactgaacccaatcaagtccagatagagttcactctagatgcacaggctgaagATAAGGAAACTGTTTCATATAGTCATAACCCATTATCacttcatatacatatatatatatatatatatatatatatatatatatatatatatatatatatatatatatatataagtagcaaaagagtagctaaactagctacAAATATGTACAAGAGTTTCTTACGGCCCATTAAACAAGAGTTTGGACTATtcccgaccttactagccatcttggaactaccatggctacaaaagatatgtacacaaaaaggtCAGCTCTGACTTCTCCCCTGAGACACAACCTACTCTAGTGAGCGGTACACTGGGCCAGTATACGTGCCCCAAACAAGGTACCACTCGCCCTAaaaccaggtgatgtggtcaGGGAAATTACATGGGCTGTTTACCATCATCCACTCATCAAGATAATCCagaggactagggtcccacggataaGGGTAGTGAACAACGAACTCAAGAGGGTTGCTCCCCGCTAAGACCTCGATGGGGTAGAACCCGTAACTCGCCTGAATAGCATCCATGGAACACCATGGACTACCGGGGGCAGGAGGACAGACAGGTACATCTGGGTGAACAGGAGCAGGAACAGGATCAGGAGCATAAGCCGGAACTAGAGGATCAGGAGCAAAGCCGGAAGTATACAGGTCGTCACCCGCTAGGTACTGcacataatcatcatagtctATAATAGGGAACATGAACTCTGATGAGCCATCAGAGTTCCCGGGACTGcaagagcccacgctagactacatctaataaaggacacaacgaagtgtagttagcacgacggctaagtaaggaaatccattgtcactcaaaagtgaacaaaggttttgaaaatataatatttagaaaGCTGTGAAGTTTTACCAatgagttgaaaatctacctgcaaccagattatcaacaaaagaaagtatagtagaatATACGAGTTGATTccacatataatacttttcactTCTAGGAATTTTCATCATTGTTATCTCAAAAGAGAGTTCAGCAGCACACTTCAGTGCTCAaaattcgtgacattttattcttcagcatagttacggagtaactaaataTTTCATAGTTAGAaatcacttagtttccccctggataagtgtgaggccttttttggagtattttcttaattccctttcaacaacctcgggccgcggcattcaagcctcccgcaggtcaatcatctcaacaacctcaggccgcggcattcaagcctcccgcaggtcaatcatctcaacaacctcgggccacggcattcaagcctcccgcaggtcaatcatctcaacaatctcgggccacggcattcacgcctcccgcaggtcaatcttgtaaacaaccgctgggctatggcaattaagccctcccgtgggtTAATCAAGTCCTCCACaacttatccagaaactaaggttttcaaaacattctttctttccggATTTAAATAGCATTTTACATAATGTCTCAAAACGATTATTTCTTCCAAACTACAtttccaaaatattcatattagtCAATGActtttcaacacaaatttctcGAGTGACAAAGATTACACTTGTTCCTTAAAAACAAGATTTTTCTACCAAATTGATGTACATAATTTCCAAAACAAAGTTTGTCCTTTCAAAACTTGAATTCAGTTGCCCGTAGGCCCttcaaacatcatatcattcaaGAGCAAAGATTACGGATGTCCGCACGGATGTCCGCACCGCCGTCCGCCGGGCCGTTCGGCCTTGGTCTCGCCTACTGGACGCCcgacggacgcgcgtccagggtcgCGTCCAGGAaattctgccaacttcgggcagcaaaaaccgCGTGGTAACGACTtgattttccaatattttcatgattataagcctatatggacataaatataacatatacatgcatatattagctattaacatgtataaaaaaattaccaaaattcaACAAGTAGTCTCTTGAGCCAACTAAGAGATCTTCAAACTTAACACACaattcacataaaattcctagtctcatagttcactagcaattgtccattttcaagtgactaaaccgacttaagggattccttacctctcaagtagtttttttttaataccgtagacaaagttgtgatcttctcctccgaatttccaccgaagatcctaagtAATGATCATCATACCAACAACATattcaagaattcttagcttaaaattaagttctaggaaggattctagtcattttaatcgaataaaatcaaagttttaCCTAGTATGGAAGCACTTGCGAAGGaaaatggctatggagttcttggatggCTATGCACTTCCATAGTATGGAAGCACTTACATatccatatatgtacatatatatacggtttaaatacacacacatcacacacacatatatatatatacatatacggttttcatatgtatacataatacacatatataaatttatatatatactatgctACACGTACATgttttccatatatatacataattcacatatttaaatatatatatatatatatatatatatatatatatatatatatatatatatatatatatatatatatactatactacacgtacattcacacaattatgtacacaaaaatttcacctagaactcatcatatttcaaccaagctatcagttatctagtttcaaacaacctcaaccaattaaagggattccttacctcaaccgggtttctaattttgtagaagatccttgtagttgattttccccaattcaccttaaaaccctagaattccatcaaccacataacacatgattttaagaaatcttaacttagattcatgttttaggatgaaaaataaagctatttaccgaataaaattggagttttaccgaatattttggagacgtgtagaaatcttggctatggattgttgaagcttgaagaagaagatgaaaatctcactctctctcctctccttgaATATTTCGGCCAACATGaagcaaaatgggaaaaaaattggTTTTATGATCAcaacccacttggttgactagtccaccctAATGTGTGGTataaaattgtgacaagtgtcacctcccTATGGTTTGGTCTtggaaaatatcttagcttagactgatcgggattaaatcagatgaattctcggtagaaactaatttaattcaaataattttcgaacccaaaaatctATTCcaatctaaaactcaaaattgggctaggttcggtacaccgcgaaatttcgcgatgtacgatcacaaataaatttttgctgctatgggctaatctaattaaataagaaattccagaataatagtatggtgtctaaaaatccatttcctaggacaaacgggtccgaatactagttcctaaaatttttacggttcgtgaccgggacgtacgatcgcagcttattactaactgtccttacttataataattcttttgaaatatcttaagaccataacttatgaatgtcaacgccttaggataaaataataatgttaggaaaatacggggttacatatatttacataacgatattgaagttatactaattaattagtataccatcattgattttttgtttttaaagtataatcattatgagtacaaataaaaataatagaattagcatgataatatgtTGACAAttatacctatagaatgtcaagtagatgttgtgttgcagaatatgttaggtttagttttgggtgaataccagtaaGAAGGGGAGgagtttatatactgttgttttgggtagaataatggtttagttaggaatctatacaaatttgtattatagaatcttattaagacttcaatattctaattttaagttagaaatctatacataattgtattatagaatattgccaatttaattgtttgaaaactgcaataaagaaacaaattgtctaaagaatttaatgttaaacttctgttatatttaacggaaaaatttggtaaaattataaaagattaggatatattaggaattttattggaagttgcacaataagaagaacacaaagtacaatatgttaaagcagactattacaccaacatttttttagttccagttaagggtctaacattattgactcttattataagtgtagattagttacacacaaaataatatatttgttatacccaaaaataatgtatacaaTACTTATAACAATATTTAGAAAACTATAAGGGATTAAGAATTCAAAAGAGATGCCAGGTTTGTGCAGCTTTAGCAAGAGCAGGTTGGAGTGCGGAAGAATCTGGTTGTCGGTGTTTAGGAATAACAGTATAGTTACTGGCGAGATTAGCTAGGGACCATTTCAGACAGGTCATTGTACTCAGCGAGCCCTAGAGATTGCATTGTTGGAAGGTTGATCGCCCATAACGCCGGCAATAGAACCAATGTTATGAACTAACGTCacacgcaaaaaaaaaaaaaaaaaaaaaaaaaaaaaaaaaaaaaaaaaaNNNNNNNNNNNNNNNNNNNNNNNNNNNNNNNNNNNNNNNNNNNNNNNNNNNNNNNNNNNNNNNNNNNNNNNNNNNNNNNNNNNNNNNNNNNNNNNNNNNNNNNNNNNNNNNNNNNNNNNNNNNNNNNNNNNNNNNNNNNNNNNNNNNNNNNNNNNNNNNNNNNNNNNNNNNNNNNNNNNNNNNNNNNNNNNNNNNNNNNNNNNNNNNNNNNNNNNNNNNNNNNNNNNNNNNNNNNNNNNNNNNNNNNNNNNNNNNNNNNNNNNNNNNNNNNNNNNNNNNNNNNNNNNNNNNNNNNNNNNNNNNNNNNNNNNNNNNNNNNNNNaaaaaaaaaaaaaaaaaaaaaaaaaaaaaaaaaaaaaaaaaaagagtgagaATGGAGAATGACAAAGACCAATTTGGGTTTTCTTGAGGTCCTAGAACTTCCTATTCACTTTGCTGGGATAAAATTCTGTTTGCGTTTTGTTTGATATAATCCTACGGCCCATAAACATAAAATGCCCAAAATAAAACTAGTTCATATACAAAGTCTAATCAGAATTATAGCTCAGTCTAGATCAAccccaaattaaatattatttgtattgaatTATTGATGTATAATTATATCCCTGAAAGGTCAAATGTCCCTCCGAAATAGTAAGGGTCAAATGTCCTTATGAATAGTAAGGGTCAAGTGTCCCttggaaaatattatattcatgaAAGGTCAAGTCCTACAACTATATAAAGGGCcctaacccttttttttttttgaaaacagccCTAACCTTCATTgtaattcaattcaaaattcagtattcaaatactcaatacTAGATTCACTACAGAATACAATATTTCTCTTATATATTTTCGTATATACGGTAGTGTTGGTCTGCCATTGACAtgcccaaaagtcataaaaacAACACATTTAATTGAAATCGGTTCTCCTTTTTATAGGGTAAAATACAACTCATAGAATGGCTAAAATCCATCAAATAAACTAAATGAGCTAAGCTAAGTAATCTGCTaatccaactaaataatgaaattaGATATAAAGCATGGTGTTggtgtactcaaaaaaaaaaagatataaagcATGGTAAtaagtttccaaaaaaaaggcTGAATCCCTTCCAACCGAGGATCTTTCCATATCTTCCATACCAGCTTCCTTTCTACGCCAACTTTCGTGTTATTGCCTCATCCTGCTTCTTCTTGGTTCTGCGAAAATAATGCTGTCCCCAAAATGCATCAGTCTCACATCCTAAACATTCCGCTATCGAGTCTGCCAACTCCTAATAAGCTGTACTGGAGATGGAGCAGATTGAATTTAGCAATGGATCCAGTGATATGACTTGGACATCATATCGGTGTGAAACCTTAAGATCCTGCCTAAGGTTAAAATCTTTTTCAGGCGTGTCTCTGTAACAAGTGTATTCCCACAGCGGAGGTTCCCATGTTGAAATGTGTGCCTTTTTCATTAAACTATGTTCACGATGATGCGCCCTTTGAGTCTTATGCATGCTTTTGTTGAGTGTGAGGTGGCCGGAACGTTATTAACCTGGGAATGGACTTGAGTGGCTTTGAGAATTTTATGAAATGGGAATCTCATAATTTATCCAAGATGAATGAGGAGAACAGGTGTCTTATGGTTATGATCTGCTGGTGTATATGGGAAGCTAGAAATGCGAAGCTTTGACACAATGCTGGTGTATATGGGAAGCTAGAAATGATAAGCTTTGACACAATCTGATCTATTGCAGAGGGAGCTAAAAATTTGCTGATGAATTGGAGAGAGGCTCAGACCCAAACTCCCCAGTCAAATCCAAACCATTTGCAGAATACTGGGAGATGAGTTTGGTACTCTACTACAAAATGAAGGTTACGTTGATGCTACTTTCGACGATACATGAAACATGAAGGTGACTTTATTGCAGCTAAATGTATTCCATGGAAAGGAAGAAGGAGAGGGGGGGTCCTTGGTGAAGGAAACAGAGGTTGTTGGAGTTAAAGAGGCACTTAGCTGGGTTAGAGAGATGGAACTCCATAAAAAAACAAGTTATTCACGAGTTGAGCTCTCTCCTTTGGGTTGTTTGACCCACCTCCTCTTATTCTTGACAGTTTGAGGCTTAATCTCGTTTAATtaagaaatttcatttttactttaaaagaaaacaaaaggtAAATTTTTTAGAATAAGAAATAACGATAATAAAGACATGAATAATCAAGACTAAAATAAAGCCATGCCTTCAAACATGTCTGACAGAGCTCATCAACCATCATCTCATTGAAAGGAACATGTGTCTGCAGGATACACACATGGGAGATCATTATTTCTGCACCCTCTTTACTGTTTTATGTTGAAAATCCGAGCTCTGTCTATATAGTATAAATCCTCGGAACCTCATTGAGagagtataataataaataaaaacatatatggTAAGAGAATACATACTTCTGTTGCCCAAGCAGTTTAGCTATACAAGCCTCTACTAACCTCCTCTATGCAGGCAGCAACCAAGCAAGCACGCTAGATTTCAACAATAAATTTTTGGTATTCTTCGACTTAAACTTTCCACTCTCAGATTTTTGCTTGACATGGCATCATTCAGTGATACAAAGCTGGGAACAAGAGCAATAACTTCAGACTTCCACTTTGCCAGGGCTTTGAAGTCTCTGAAAGTTCCCTTCCTTGGATTATAAGAAGCCAGAGAATTAGAACTGCACATAAGCCACAGATCACCGTTGTTCAGGAATTTAACTGGTTGCCGCAAATTTTCCACTTTCAGCCCACAATAGAACTTTATGTCTATGCTGAATTCTCTACTCCAGGACTCCTTCACTCCATAATCTTTCATCACCCAAACCTCCAAGCAAGCATCATCATAAATATAGCACAAACACAAATGCCCTCCAAGGGTACCAATATTTATCCAGGAAACTTTTTTGATATAGTTTGCATCGAAGTGAAGAGGCGAGGGTAGAGTTCTGAATTGCTCAGTGTTCAAGTCAAATGAACATATTTGCTCAGAAGTTTTAGTAGTTTCAATGATCCAGTGCAGAGAACCATTGACAAAAGGATCAAATGATCCCCCTCTCTTAGGGCAGGGAGCTTTCCCTATCCTCCTCCAGGAATCTGACCCAAGTGTGTAAATCTCAGCTGCCATTTCTTTTGAAACACTGTTTGTGACATGGTTAACAGATACCGAACACAGGAATCGAACAACTTTGTACTGTTTAGTCTTTGGACAGAATCCAAAACCAGACAAGTAGTACGTAGAATCTGGTGCCAATGGAGTTGGAGGAGGAAGAACAACAGATTCACCAAGAATAGGATTGCAGACATAGTAGAAAGGTTTAGGTAATGAAGAATATAAGCAAAGCAGTCCATTACAAGAACCGACAAAAGTAACATGCCTGCTCTGGAAGCAGAATTCGGCATTCTGCTTAGTTAATTCATGATGAGAACGACAAGGTGAAGGAAATTTGTGTGGACCTGTGCTGTCTGAAATGGCATGAGAGGTTTCATCAAGGTCAATTGTGTAGAAGTAAAATCCCTTATTTCCACCATAACTTTGAAGAATCAGACTGGCTGTGGTGGAAGGAGCTCTGGCAAGATGTACATTAGCAAAGTAAGGATCTTTGAGGATTTTAAGGAACTTCTTGCAAACACTTCTGCAGCAGATTATAGTCTTGAGAGGAAGTCTTGACAGTATGTTGCATATTATTTCGAAAGGCAGTTTGAGAATCTCAAAAGTAATTTCACCAACCATTCCTTCTCTCTCAATGTCCTGTGGTTCATTAACTCTATTGCAATTCCGCTTTCTGTCATTAGTGGTGAAATCGTTTGAACGTCTTTTCAATCCAAGAAGAGCCATCATCGACCAAGTAGCTAATCTCTGCCAAGTATTTCTGAAGACTGAGCCACTTGTAGAATTGAAGAGATTGAACTCTCAACCAAATAATTCCTGCTCCACCACTGTTGTTAAGAAGCATCAACTCTTTCCAGAGTAAACAACAAGCTTGTCAGTAATGGTAAAAGTGTACAATTTCCATAACTGGGCAAGATAGAATTTCCATTTTCCATGTACTGATAATAGTTTCATACAAGTTTCAGGGTTATTCATCAATAATACAtgaaaaatttgacttattatatactccgtagcACATAAAGGCAACATAATGCATCAAGAAGCATT
This region of Ipomoea triloba cultivar NCNSP0323 chromosome 15, ASM357664v1 genomic DNA includes:
- the LOC116006554 gene encoding F-box protein At3g07870-like gives rise to the protein MMALLGLKRRSNDFTTNDRKRNCNRVNEPQDIEREGMVGEITFEILKLPFEIICNILSRLPLKTIICCRSVCKKFLKILKDPYFANVHLARAPSTTASLILQSYGGNKGFYFYTIDLDETSHAISDSTGPHKFPSPCRSHHELTKQNAEFCFQSRHVTFVGSCNGLLCLYSSLPKPFYYVCNPILGESVVLPPPTPLAPDSTYYLSGFGFCPKTKQYKVVRFLCSVSVNHVTNSVSKEMAAEIYTLGSDSWRRIGKAPCPKRGGSFDPFVNGSLHWIIETTKTSEQICSFDLNTEQFRTLPSPLHFDANYIKKVSWINIGTLGGHLCLCYIYDDACLEVWVMKDYGVKESWSREFSIDIKFYCGLKVENLRQPVKFLNNGDLWLMCSSNSLASYNPRKGTFRDFKALAKWKSEVIALVPSFVSLNDAMSSKNLRVESLSRRIPKIYC